The DNA region AGCCGGTGACCTTCGACTCGACCACGGGGAGCGGCATCGGCAGCTGGGAGGGCATCTTCAGCCAGAGCGGGGCCACGGTGACCGTGGTCGGGGCGGTGGTTCGGAACGCCCGCTACGGGCTCCACGCCTCGGGCGGGACCACCACCATCGACGCCTCGACCCTGAGCCGGAACACCTACGGCGTGTACGCCACCACGGGCGGCGACGTCGCGGTCACCGACAGCTTGCTGACCAACAACTCGCCCTACGGCGCCTACACCACGGGGAGCGGCTCGGTCACGCTCGACCACTGCACGGTGCACGGCAACATCGACGGCGTCTACCTCTCGGGCGGCACCGCCACCGTTCTGGACAGCGTCATCGCCAACAACAGCGACGACGGCGTCGACCAGAACAGCGGCAGCGCCAGCGTCACCGACAGCAACGTCTGGAACAACGGCGGCGTCGACTACGAGGGCACCGTCTCGAGGACCCGCACCGACAGCGCCAAC from Sandaracinaceae bacterium includes:
- a CDS encoding right-handed parallel beta-helix repeat-containing protein, which codes for MKSLLAAASLLAACLLTLAVAAPAEAQTTIPGGNIINQTWTVAGSPYTIQGDITVPTGAFLTIQQGVEVRLATSDAAASGTNTSRVELIVDGMLTVNGTAAEPVTFDSTTGSGIGSWEGIFSQSGATVTVVGAVVRNARYGLHASGGTTTIDASTLSRNTYGVYATTGGDVAVTDSLLTNNSPYGAYTTGSGSVTLDHCTVHGNIDGVYLSGGTATVLDSVIANNSDDGVDQNSGSASVTDSNVWNNGGVDYEGTVSRTRTDSAN